The Equus quagga isolate Etosha38 chromosome 2, UCLA_HA_Equagga_1.0, whole genome shotgun sequence genome has a window encoding:
- the LOC124235895 gene encoding olfactory receptor 4F3/4F16/4F29-like, whose amino-acid sequence MGGGNHSVVSEIVLVGLTSSLEMQLALFLVFSVFYVAGILGNLLIVLTVISDPHLNSPLYFLLANLSFIDMWVSSIAAPKMISDLFKKRKVISFQGCIVQIFFIHVIGGTEMVLLIAMALDRYVAICRPLHYLTLMNFRTCILLLVAAWTIGIIHSLIQLVFVVNLPFCGPNEVDSFYCDLPRLIRLACTDTYRLGLMVTANSGFISLGTFCILIISYIFILVIVWKHSANGLSKALSTLSAHITVVVLFFGPCVFVYSWPFPAVPVDKFLSIFDVIITPFLNPTIYTLRNKEMKMAMKRIFSQMSSFRKVF is encoded by the coding sequence ATGGGGGGAGGAAATCATTCAGTGGTGTCTGAGATTGTGTTGGTGGGACTCACCAGTTCCTTGGAGATGCAACTAGCCCTCTTCCTAGTTTTCTCTGTGTTCTATGTCGCAGGTATTTTGGGAAACCTCCTCATTGTGCTCACAGTGATCTCTGACCCTCACTTGAACTCCCCCTTGTACTTCCTGCTGGCCAACCTCTCCTTTATTGACATGTGGGTTTCCTCCATTGCAGCTCCCAAGATGATTTCTGATcttttcaagaagagaaaagtaaTCTCTTTCCAAGGCTGCATTGTTCAGATCTTCTTTATTCATGTTATTGGAGGAACTGAGATGGTTCTGCTCATTGCCATGGCCCTTGACCGTTATGTTGCTATATGTAGACCTCTCCACTACCTGACACTCATGAACTTCAGAACTTGCATTTTACTCTTGGTGGCTGCCTGGACCATTGGAATCATCCACTCTTTGATCCAACTTGTGTTTGTTGTAAACCTACCATTCTGTGGCCCCAATGAAGTAGACAGCTTTTACTGTGATCTTCCTCGACTTATTAGGCTTGCCTGCACAGACACTTACAGGTTGGGTCTCATGGTCACTGCCAATAGTGGTTTCATCTCCCTGGGAACTTTCTGCATTCTGATCATCTCCTATATCTTCATCTTGGTCATTGTTTGGAAACATTCTGCAAATGGCTTGTCCAAGGCCCTATCTACACTGTCAGCTCACATCACTGTGGTGGTCTTATTTTTTGGTCCATGTGTTTTTGTGTACTCATGGCCATTTCCCGCAGTACCAGTGGataaatttctttccatttttgatgTAATTATCACCCCATTTCTGAACCCCACCATCTATACTTTGAGGAACAAAGAGATGAAGATGGCAATGAAGAGAATATTCAGTCAGATGTCGAGTTTCAGGAaggtattttaa
- the LOC124235105 gene encoding olfactory receptor 4F3/4F16/4F29-like, whose amino-acid sequence MDGGNHSTVSEFLLLGLSSSWEIQILLCLFSTVFYVASMLGNLLIVLTITADHHLHSPMYFLLANLSFIDTGVSSIATPKMIYDLFRKRKVISLKGCITQMFFIHTVGGTEMVLLIVMAYDRYIAICKPLHYLTIMSLRMCLSLLAVAWTIGLIHSVAQLAFVVNLSFCGPNKMDSFYCDFPQFIKLACTDTYRLEFLVTANSGFISMGTFFILVVSYIFILVTVHKHSSGGSSKALSTLSAHITVVVFFFGPCIIVYVWPFPTLPIDKFLAIFDALITPFMNPIIYTFRNKEMKVAMRRLFDKVLSFRKSYFLQNPRNSDSS is encoded by the coding sequence ATGGATGGAGGAAATCACTCAACAGTGTCTGAATTTTTATTGCTGGGACTCTCCAGTTCCTGGGAGATTCAGAttcttctttgtctgttttcCACAGTATTTTATGTAGCGAGTATGCTAGGAAACCTTCTCATTGTGCTCACAATCACAGCAGACCATCACCTACATTCCCCCATGTACTTTTTGCTGGCAAATCTCTCCTTCATTGACACGGGTGTTTCCAGCATTGCAACCCCGAAGATGATTTATGACCTTTTCAGAAAACGTAAAGTCATATCCTTGAAAGGGTGTATTACTCAGATGTTCTTTATTCACACTGTTGGTGGTACAGAGATGGTGCTTCTCATAGTCATGGCCTATGACCGATACATTGCTATCTGTAAGCCCCTCCACTACCTGACCATCATGAGCCTAAGAATGTGCCTTTCACTTTTGGCTGTTGCTTGGACCATCGGACTCATCCATTCTGTGGCCCAGCTGGCATTTGTTGTAAACTTATCCTTTTGTGGTCCCAACAAAATGGATAGCTTCTATTGTGATTTTCCTCAGTTCATCAAACTTGCATGTACGGACACTTATAGACTGGAGTTTCTGGTCACTGCCAACAGTGGTTTCATCTCCATGGGCACTTTCTTCATCCTGGTTGTGTCTTACATCTTCATCCTGGTCACAGTTCACAAACATTCTTCAGGCGGTTCATCAAAGGCCCTCTCCACTCTCTCAGCTCACATCACTGTGGTCGTCTTTTTCTTTGGCCCTTGTATTATTGTCTATGTGTGGCCATTCCCTACCTTACCAATAGATAAATTTTTAGCCATCTTTGATGCCCTTATCACTCCTTTTATGAATCCTATTATCTATACATTTAGAAATAAGGAGATGAAAGTGGCAATGAGGAGACTGTTTGATAAGGTTTTAAGTTTCAGGAAAAGTTATTTCTTGCAAAATCCAAGAAATTCAGATTCTTCTTGA